Proteins encoded by one window of Candidatus Paceibacterota bacterium:
- the pilM gene encoding type IV pilus assembly protein PilM, with protein sequence MIMSIFNDNIAAFGMDLSDRSVKVAQLGKKNGKVHLLSFARKDIPKGWIEDGEIKKEDEVIDLVKKTMREAKPRSISSKYVVYSIPETKGFIRVIKIPKIEGDNLEEAVKYEAEQLFPIDISESYIDWQVLSGEDGKVLEVLVAAVPMKLVDSYSSMLRKAGLMPITAEIESIAISRSLINDRQSARPILIIDLGKDRTSFIIYKNPTVQFTASIPVCGNEFNKAISETLNMSDNDAEVLKRKCGLSAKGECKDLYRAIQPSLHEMIKYINKLSDYYKEHYKEESDIAKVIICGGEARILGISSFLSLRIKKEVEKGNPWVNIVLSSEKEIPPISRNDSLIFVTVLGLAIRGISES encoded by the coding sequence ATGATCATGTCAATCTTCAACGACAACATAGCGGCTTTTGGAATGGATCTCAGCGACAGATCCGTCAAGGTGGCCCAGCTTGGCAAAAAGAACGGGAAAGTGCATCTTTTGTCTTTCGCGCGCAAAGATATTCCCAAGGGGTGGATCGAAGATGGGGAAATAAAGAAAGAGGATGAGGTTATTGACCTCGTCAAGAAGACCATGAGGGAGGCGAAACCGAGATCTATCAGTTCAAAATACGTGGTTTATTCGATTCCCGAAACAAAAGGATTTATCAGGGTGATCAAGATTCCAAAGATAGAAGGAGATAATCTGGAGGAGGCTGTGAAATATGAAGCGGAGCAGTTATTTCCGATTGATATCAGCGAGTCGTATATCGATTGGCAGGTTCTGTCCGGAGAGGATGGTAAGGTCCTTGAGGTGCTGGTTGCCGCGGTTCCGATGAAGCTGGTGGATTCATATTCTTCGATGCTGAGAAAAGCGGGTCTGATGCCGATCACTGCAGAGATCGAGTCTATAGCTATTTCCAGAAGCTTGATAAACGACAGACAGTCGGCGAGGCCGATATTGATAATCGATCTTGGCAAGGACAGGACAAGCTTCATAATCTATAAGAATCCTACGGTACAATTCACTGCCAGTATTCCGGTATGCGGGAATGAATTCAATAAAGCCATATCTGAAACGCTGAACATGAGCGATAATGATGCGGAGGTGTTGAAAAGAAAGTGCGGCCTCAGCGCCAAAGGGGAATGCAAAGATCTGTATAGGGCGATACAGCCGTCTCTTCATGAAATGATCAAATATATAAACAAACTTTCGGATTATTACAAAGAGCATTACAAGGAAGAGTCAGATATCGCCAAAGTGATCATATGCGGCGGAGAGGCGAGGATCCTGGGCATAAGTTCTTTTTTGTCGCTCCGGATAAAAAAAGAAGTGGAAAAGGGAAATCCGTGGGTGAATATAGTCTTATCTTCGGAAAAAGAGATCCCTCCGATCTCCAGGAACGATTCGCTCATTTTTGTTACGGTGTTGGGTCTTGCAATCAGAGGCATAAGCGAATCATAA
- a CDS encoding NAD(P)/FAD-dependent oxidoreductase: protein MEDKFDVIIVGAGPGGIFAANELAEKCRVLVIDMGPDINERKCIMKNNGNLCAKCRICNIMSGAGGSGTFSDGTLNLRPDIGGDLAKQTGSEIYANTLVDLVDTIFVKYGAPDRLFIPKGKEVEDLKRKAASFGAKFIEIKQRHIGSDQAPVVIKHFIEDLKRRGVIFKFNTGVADIIVKKKTCEGVIIKEKTAGNRARRIRIRSKYVIIAPGRIGASWTEEIINKHSLKAKYSPADVGVRVEVQAVTMDPITKINHDPKFHIRTKTFDDFVRTFCTNEKGFVVKEEYNDLVATNGHSMTNQVSENTNFAFLVHVELTEPIENTLKYARSIAKLANTIGGKKPIIQKLGDLKKGRRSTAKRIEDNHVRNTLKDVTPGDISMALPHRIVTDIKEGLEILNEIIPGVAADSTLLYAPEVKFYSMEVIVDTNMETSINNLFAAGDGAGLSRDIVNASATGIIAARGIIKKQGF, encoded by the coding sequence ATGGAAGATAAATTCGACGTAATAATAGTCGGTGCGGGCCCGGGAGGCATCTTTGCAGCAAACGAGCTTGCTGAAAAATGCAGAGTCCTTGTCATAGACATGGGGCCTGACATAAATGAACGTAAGTGTATCATGAAAAACAACGGCAATCTGTGCGCGAAATGCCGCATCTGCAACATTATGAGCGGAGCGGGGGGAAGCGGTACATTCTCCGACGGCACTCTCAATTTGAGGCCCGATATCGGAGGAGACCTGGCAAAGCAGACAGGAAGCGAGATATACGCAAACACCCTCGTGGATCTTGTCGACACAATCTTTGTGAAATATGGCGCGCCGGACCGTCTGTTCATTCCGAAAGGAAAAGAAGTTGAGGACCTGAAGCGCAAAGCCGCGTCGTTCGGAGCTAAATTCATAGAGATCAAACAGAGACATATCGGCTCGGATCAGGCGCCCGTCGTCATAAAACATTTCATCGAAGACTTGAAGAGAAGAGGCGTGATCTTCAAATTCAACACGGGCGTGGCCGACATAATTGTGAAAAAAAAGACCTGTGAAGGCGTCATCATCAAAGAAAAAACAGCGGGAAACAGGGCAAGGAGGATCAGAATAAGGTCCAAATATGTCATCATTGCACCGGGAAGGATCGGAGCATCTTGGACCGAAGAGATCATAAACAAGCATTCCCTTAAGGCAAAATATTCCCCTGCGGATGTCGGCGTCAGGGTTGAAGTTCAGGCCGTGACCATGGACCCGATCACAAAAATAAATCACGACCCGAAATTCCACATTCGGACAAAAACATTCGACGACTTCGTCAGGACCTTTTGCACGAATGAGAAAGGATTTGTCGTAAAGGAAGAATACAACGACCTTGTGGCGACGAACGGCCATTCGATGACAAATCAGGTCTCCGAGAACACGAATTTCGCCTTCCTCGTCCACGTCGAACTGACCGAACCAATAGAGAATACTCTGAAATATGCGCGCTCGATCGCAAAACTGGCAAATACTATCGGCGGTAAAAAACCGATAATCCAGAAACTGGGCGATCTCAAAAAAGGAAGAAGGAGCACTGCAAAAAGGATCGAGGACAATCACGTAAGAAATACGCTGAAAGACGTTACTCCCGGAGATATCTCCATGGCGCTTCCGCATCGTATCGTAACCGATATAAAAGAAGGGCTCGAGATATTGAACGAGATCATACCCGGCGTGGCCGCAGATTCAACGCTTCTGTACGCGCCTGAGGTTAAGTTCTATTCGATGGAAGTGATAGTCGACACAAACATGGAGACATCCATAAATAATCTTTTTGCCGCAGGAGATGGAGCTGGTCTATCAAGGGATATAGTCAATGCATCCGCTACGGGCATCATTGCAGCAAGAGGAATAATAAAAAAACAGGGATTTTGA
- a CDS encoding prepilin-type N-terminal cleavage/methylation domain-containing protein, whose translation MAGIKENDPTRKKNSSGFTLIEMVIYVALFGIIMGMIFNMILFVYGMNKRITSYSSVTADAHSAMERIVYEVTNSKYFYLPTSNFTNYNYIAGKSGQLSIATEKYATVDDSISFMDFYVEGGTLFLNMDGFDPVPLTSSNVTVFDFDLDYFKNGQRESVRISLKARSASEPTIMIDLINTATIR comes from the coding sequence ATGGCCGGAATAAAGGAAAACGATCCAACACGAAAAAAAAACAGCTCGGGATTCACGCTTATCGAGATGGTTATTTATGTCGCTCTTTTCGGAATAATCATGGGGATGATATTCAACATGATATTGTTTGTCTATGGAATGAACAAAAGAATAACTTCCTATTCGAGCGTGACGGCGGACGCGCATTCGGCAATGGAGCGTATTGTATATGAAGTCACGAATTCCAAATATTTCTATCTTCCTACCAGTAATTTCACTAATTATAATTATATTGCCGGAAAAAGCGGACAGCTTTCGATCGCAACGGAAAAATATGCCACTGTGGACGACAGCATATCGTTCATGGATTTTTATGTTGAAGGCGGGACGCTTTTCTTGAATATGGACGGGTTTGATCCGGTGCCATTGACTTCGAGCAATGTCACAGTGTTCGATTTTGATCTCGATTATTTCAAAAATGGCCAGCGCGAATCGGTGAGGATCAGCCTCAAGGCGCGATCAGCGTCAGAGCCTACGATCATGATAGATCTCATAAATACGGCTACTATAAGATAA
- a CDS encoding HAMP domain-containing protein: MEAQNKEKTARHQNKIKFSFGNLKIRNKIIFGFFIVSIISGLANYYSNSFIVNEFRAVNNTMHMFHNIFALQKKLEIMVEGYVSSETKESIPDSEFQDIYMEIEKEFGDFMSSGGSFLNEDLTARYTSESASFFEKESDVVEVHKREIAARISMIRLQAEEKEKRYVIRRYVEDLGDGDMYTAFLYSEYVSKEMLYQYKDTEHAKRWIEALDKVKEAAAQRLIDIPGFDDYRDIALKTSEAVVLLESIAREEQKKLDDFRFSIEGLNDIQDELSKELTNQNLSEINTIVLMGVFVFIFILVFFTVLFGYILSSFVSRPIRELSEFALMAAKGNFKRRIGVDTHDEIGQVAEAFNLMLDKVEESTQVLEVKVDARTKRLEELSRNLEAQIDSKTKELNEKINELERFNDLAVGRELRMIELKREMEIIRQGKGSEKEKKKGAEVSGDKIMNCWDFWKCGKEVREKCPAYTTKSGRECWLVSAGKCPRSKERGFEDCKDCGWYKKINNIG; encoded by the coding sequence ATGGAAGCCCAAAACAAAGAAAAAACCGCAAGGCATCAAAATAAAATAAAATTCAGTTTCGGAAACCTGAAGATCAGAAATAAGATAATTTTTGGTTTTTTTATTGTATCGATAATATCCGGACTGGCCAATTATTACAGCAATTCTTTCATAGTCAATGAGTTCAGGGCGGTGAACAATACTATGCACATGTTTCATAACATATTTGCATTGCAAAAGAAGTTGGAGATAATGGTGGAGGGATATGTTTCGTCGGAAACGAAAGAAAGCATACCGGATTCTGAATTTCAGGATATATATATGGAAATTGAGAAAGAATTCGGTGATTTTATGTCTTCCGGAGGTTCGTTTCTGAACGAAGACCTGACTGCAAGGTACACGAGTGAAAGCGCATCTTTCTTTGAAAAAGAATCGGATGTGGTAGAGGTTCATAAGCGGGAGATAGCAGCCAGAATTTCAATGATCCGGCTTCAGGCGGAAGAAAAAGAAAAAAGATATGTGATCAGGAGATACGTGGAGGATCTGGGTGACGGCGATATGTATACCGCATTTTTGTATTCCGAATACGTAAGTAAGGAAATGTTGTATCAGTATAAAGATACCGAACATGCAAAGCGATGGATCGAGGCTTTGGATAAAGTGAAAGAAGCCGCAGCTCAGAGGTTGATCGACATACCCGGATTTGATGATTATCGTGATATAGCGCTCAAGACCTCGGAAGCGGTCGTGTTGCTTGAATCGATCGCCCGGGAAGAGCAAAAAAAATTAGATGATTTCAGATTTTCCATTGAAGGCTTGAACGACATACAGGACGAGCTCTCCAAAGAGCTCACAAACCAGAACCTGTCGGAGATCAACACGATCGTACTTATGGGAGTTTTTGTATTTATTTTCATATTGGTTTTTTTCACCGTGCTATTCGGATATATACTGTCGAGTTTTGTTTCAAGGCCTATCAGGGAACTGTCCGAATTCGCATTGATGGCCGCGAAAGGTAATTTCAAGCGAAGGATAGGCGTGGATACGCACGATGAGATCGGACAAGTGGCGGAAGCATTCAATTTAATGCTCGATAAGGTTGAAGAGTCAACGCAGGTGCTCGAAGTGAAGGTTGATGCGAGAACAAAGCGGCTTGAGGAACTGTCCAGGAATCTTGAAGCTCAAATAGACAGCAAAACCAAAGAATTGAATGAAAAAATAAATGAACTGGAAAGGTTTAATGACCTAGCGGTCGGGCGGGAACTCCGTATGATCGAACTTAAAAGGGAAATGGAAATAATAAGGCAGGGAAAGGGATCGGAAAAGGAAAAAAAGAAAGGTGCGGAAGTTTCAGGCGACAAAATAATGAATTGCTGGGATTTTTGGAAATGCGGGAAAGAAGTTCGTGAAAAATGCCCGGCATATACAACGAAATCAGGAAGGGAATGCTGGCTAGTTTCGGCCGGAAAGTGTCCGCGTTCAAAAGAAAGGGGATTTGAGGATTGCAAAGATTGCGGATGGTATAAGAAAATAAATAATATCGGTTGA
- a CDS encoding response regulator codes for MNEKVLIIKDSEGCSESLKTGLENENYDVIVFEDGEGVMKVIREYKPQLIILFALYNKLTEYYIIKEKREMLDEESIPLMIVTNTDRGSEIEGVFHFGAVNCILKGDFNAKEIVNNVNEYFMSHNTDKTMPKNNMENKTIKEIGEEVKNKGLRVLLVEDDEFLRDICKRKLEIEGFNVSVAVDGAQALKKVEEEDPQMILLDVILPGLDGFEILKAVKANPARAKTPVIMLTNLGQTSEVEKGLSLGADEYIVKAHFTIGEIIEKIKTVMKRKNIK; via the coding sequence ATGAATGAAAAGGTCTTGATAATCAAGGACAGCGAGGGGTGTTCCGAAAGCCTGAAGACGGGACTGGAAAATGAGAATTATGACGTTATTGTGTTTGAGGATGGGGAGGGTGTTATGAAGGTGATCAGAGAATACAAACCCCAATTGATAATCCTGTTCGCGCTTTATAATAAGCTTACGGAATATTATATCATAAAGGAGAAGCGGGAAATGCTTGATGAGGAGTCCATACCTCTTATGATAGTTACGAATACGGACAGGGGATCAGAGATCGAGGGTGTTTTTCATTTCGGAGCCGTAAATTGTATTTTGAAGGGGGATTTTAATGCCAAAGAGATCGTAAATAATGTTAATGAATATTTTATGAGCCATAATACGGATAAAACTATGCCAAAAAACAATATGGAAAATAAAACCATCAAAGAGATCGGCGAAGAAGTTAAAAACAAGGGTCTCAGGGTTCTTTTGGTGGAGGATGACGAGTTTCTGCGCGATATATGCAAGAGGAAACTGGAAATCGAGGGGTTTAATGTTTCAGTCGCGGTTGATGGAGCTCAGGCCCTGAAAAAAGTTGAAGAGGAGGATCCGCAGATGATACTTCTTGATGTAATTTTGCCGGGATTGGACGGATTTGAGATATTAAAAGCCGTGAAAGCGAATCCCGCAAGGGCAAAAACTCCCGTGATAATGCTGACAAATCTTGGACAGACCAGCGAGGTTGAAAAGGGGCTGAGCCTCGGGGCGGATGAATATATTGTGAAGGCGCATTTTACGATCGGAGAGATAATCGAAAAGATTAAAACTGTCATGAAGAGAAAGAACATAAAATAA
- a CDS encoding type II secretion system F family protein — MSLLSYKARTIKGETKSGKLVAKDKNELAKMLRAQNLILVSVDEENKGAGMQIKMPHFFRRVKAMDRMLFTRHLGIMLKAGLSFSRALTVLSEQTGNAYFKEVLEKVQDDVQKGSQLGESLEKHPKAFDELFVNMIKVGETGGNLEEVLDLLYVQIKKSNELTSRVKGAMMYPAVIIFAMSVVGALMMTFVLPSILSIFRDMDVPLPLPTKILIFISDTIQKHGVLLLIGIIAFFSILISIIRTPRGKKGFDYILLRLPTIKTIIMKINMARFCRTLSSMIASGVSIVKALEIVSRILGNTYYREAVGKASASVQKGTTLSEFFTQYPKLFHPMMVHMVEVGEETGTLEETLKQVAEFYEEDVEQVTENMSAIIEPILMLVIGAAVGVFAVAIIQPMYGIMGKM, encoded by the coding sequence ATGTCTCTATTATCCTACAAGGCGCGAACGATCAAGGGGGAGACGAAAAGCGGAAAATTGGTCGCAAAAGACAAAAACGAACTGGCAAAAATGCTTCGGGCTCAGAATCTGATCCTGGTTTCAGTTGACGAAGAAAATAAGGGAGCCGGCATGCAGATCAAAATGCCTCACTTCTTTCGGCGCGTCAAAGCAATGGACAGGATGCTTTTCACGAGGCATCTCGGGATCATGTTGAAGGCCGGACTTTCGTTTTCAAGGGCGCTGACTGTGCTTTCCGAGCAGACCGGAAATGCATATTTCAAAGAAGTGCTGGAAAAAGTGCAGGATGATGTGCAAAAAGGGAGCCAGCTCGGAGAGAGCCTTGAAAAACATCCCAAAGCTTTTGATGAGCTTTTTGTGAACATGATAAAAGTCGGGGAAACCGGAGGCAACCTCGAAGAAGTTTTGGATCTTCTCTATGTTCAGATCAAGAAGAGCAATGAATTGACCTCAAGAGTGAAGGGCGCCATGATGTATCCGGCCGTGATCATATTCGCGATGTCCGTGGTGGGAGCTCTCATGATGACATTCGTTCTTCCTTCGATACTTTCGATCTTCCGCGATATGGATGTGCCGCTCCCGCTTCCGACCAAGATATTGATATTCATAAGCGATACCATTCAGAAGCACGGAGTATTGCTTCTTATCGGAATAATCGCTTTTTTCTCAATATTAATCTCGATTATCAGGACTCCAAGAGGAAAGAAGGGATTTGATTATATATTGCTCCGTTTGCCGACGATAAAAACGATAATAATGAAAATAAACATGGCCCGTTTCTGCAGGACGCTGAGTTCCATGATCGCCAGCGGTGTTTCGATCGTAAAGGCGCTTGAGATCGTTTCCAGAATATTGGGCAACACCTATTATAGGGAGGCTGTAGGCAAAGCTTCCGCCAGCGTTCAGAAGGGCACGACATTGAGCGAATTCTTTACGCAATATCCAAAACTATTCCATCCGATGATGGTTCATATGGTTGAAGTGGGAGAGGAGACAGGTACTCTCGAAGAAACCTTGAAGCAGGTTGCGGAGTTCTATGAAGAGGATGTAGAGCAGGTTACGGAGAATATGTCGGCTATAATAGAACCGATCCTTATGCTTGTGATAGGTGCCGCGGTCGGAGTTTTCGCGGTTGCGATCATTCAGCCGATGTATGGAATAATGGGGAAGATGTAG
- a CDS encoding FIST N-terminal domain-containing protein, with amino-acid sequence MGIKAGVGVSLKTDSKQAGIEACNNALNGASDPGLMIVFCSVKHNQEEVVAGVREVSGKTPLIGCSSAGEITNEGVYDGSVAVMAIESDQMKVVLASGGEVKPGARQAGAKLAENLKSQYFFDSKYVLFLTDVLTGNGADVVRGMKDVLGKDYFIVGGAAGDDFLFKETYQYLNDKVLRSSVVGAGISGNTAVGVGVRHGWSPIGIPMKVTKSKGAVLEELDGKPALSIYEDYFGKKAEEIKKEPLARMAITYPLGMDVEGNSELLIRDPITVDEKGAITCAAEIPQGSEIRLMIGSKEDAIKAAKDAAMQAKEQLKGKEAKAVVIFDCIARKKLFGKDAFDEIKAIKSVLGENVPILGFYTYGEIAPLGGDVSSCNSSFHNETSVILALGE; translated from the coding sequence ATGGGAATAAAAGCTGGAGTCGGGGTCAGTCTGAAGACTGATTCAAAACAAGCCGGGATCGAGGCGTGCAATAATGCGTTAAATGGCGCATCTGATCCGGGATTGATGATCGTTTTTTGTTCCGTGAAGCATAATCAGGAGGAAGTTGTAGCGGGAGTGCGGGAGGTTAGCGGAAAGACTCCTCTTATTGGGTGCAGCAGCGCGGGCGAGATCACGAACGAAGGCGTATATGACGGCAGTGTTGCGGTTATGGCCATAGAATCCGACCAAATGAAGGTTGTTCTTGCGTCCGGCGGAGAGGTGAAACCGGGAGCCAGGCAAGCCGGAGCCAAACTTGCGGAAAATCTGAAAAGCCAGTATTTTTTTGACAGCAAATATGTTTTATTTCTCACTGACGTTTTGACCGGGAACGGAGCCGATGTTGTAAGGGGTATGAAAGACGTTCTCGGAAAAGATTATTTCATTGTCGGAGGAGCCGCAGGAGATGATTTTCTTTTTAAGGAAACGTATCAATATCTTAATGATAAGGTCTTAAGATCTTCAGTGGTTGGGGCCGGAATATCGGGGAATACCGCGGTTGGTGTCGGTGTCAGGCATGGATGGTCGCCGATCGGCATTCCAATGAAAGTTACGAAATCAAAAGGAGCGGTACTCGAAGAATTGGATGGAAAACCGGCGCTTTCAATATATGAAGATTATTTCGGAAAAAAAGCGGAAGAGATCAAGAAAGAACCTTTGGCCAGGATGGCTATCACATATCCTTTGGGCATGGACGTTGAGGGAAATTCGGAACTTCTGATCAGGGATCCGATCACGGTGGATGAAAAGGGAGCTATAACTTGCGCCGCGGAAATACCGCAAGGGTCCGAGATCAGGCTTATGATAGGGAGCAAAGAGGATGCAATAAAAGCCGCAAAAGATGCTGCGATGCAGGCCAAAGAACAGCTGAAGGGAAAAGAGGCGAAGGCTGTTGTTATTTTTGATTGCATCGCGCGCAAGAAGCTTTTTGGAAAAGATGCTTTTGACGAGATCAAGGCTATAAAAAGCGTTTTGGGGGAAAATGTTCCGATATTGGGATTCTATACGTATGGAGAGATCGCTCCTCTCGGAGGAGATGTCTCCAGCTGCAATTCAAGTTTCCACAATGAAACTTCGGTTATTCTGGCCCTTGGAGAGTAG
- a CDS encoding prepilin-type N-terminal cleavage/methylation domain-containing protein — translation MSYSSVKYNRGFTLIELMITIAIFSIIIGVMLQQGRSMNTTVELENASRNIDLKIKTAKSRSIGALNNTSYGVHFEASKVVIFDGSGLYVDGAASNEEFILPTGVEIYSISLAGGGTGSDIFFERLTGNTVNFGSVVLRSVRDTTRMKTIFINSNGQDSFSSFNISSGPAIANARHTHFNLNWDIGSSSQLILKWYDLSNNLILTKSISTSAYFNADKSRFNWESTISESGIDQTITINSWLDASNYTVLDVIRHNTEADKLEIYFDTEKIATYANIGGVITITPGSSVISTNEL, via the coding sequence ATGTCTTACAGTTCAGTTAAATATAACCGTGGGTTCACATTGATCGAGTTGATGATCACAATTGCGATCTTTTCGATAATTATAGGAGTTATGTTGCAACAGGGACGATCCATGAACACGACAGTGGAACTTGAGAATGCAAGCAGAAATATAGATCTCAAAATAAAAACAGCAAAATCGAGGTCTATAGGCGCACTGAACAACACCAGCTATGGCGTGCATTTTGAAGCGTCCAAGGTCGTGATCTTCGACGGATCGGGGTTGTATGTGGATGGAGCCGCATCGAACGAGGAGTTTATCTTGCCGACGGGCGTCGAGATTTACAGTATCAGCCTTGCGGGAGGCGGGACCGGATCGGATATTTTTTTTGAAAGACTTACGGGAAATACGGTTAATTTCGGAAGTGTTGTTCTGAGATCCGTCAGGGACACGACGAGGATGAAGACTATATTCATAAATTCCAACGGACAGGACAGTTTTTCTTCTTTCAATATAAGCTCGGGGCCTGCCATAGCGAATGCGAGACACACTCATTTCAATCTAAACTGGGATATAGGAAGTTCTTCGCAATTGATCTTGAAGTGGTATGACCTATCCAACAATCTGATACTGACCAAATCGATCAGTACGTCGGCATATTTCAATGCAGATAAGTCAAGATTCAACTGGGAAAGTACGATAAGCGAAAGCGGAATAGATCAGACAATAACAATAAACAGCTGGCTGGACGCAAGCAATTATACAGTGCTTGATGTCATAAGGCATAACACCGAGGCAGATAAGCTTGAAATATATTTTGATACGGAAAAAATCGCTACATATGCCAATATCGGAGGGGTGATAACCATTACACCCGGATCCAGCGTCATTTCGACAAATGAACTATGA
- a CDS encoding ATP-binding protein: MPEKYLQKKQSDEKNYENLLIEMDKTAKLLVRRDLELNRVNAELDETIYQLKEDEKKLKEMNEVLEIRLNARTKELRENILSLDGQVKERTRKLENSKIALMNILEDFRRQKILTEDEQKKNLAIINNFPDGLLIFDNHNKLSIINKKAKEYLGISQLDYIYHESWDVENVLEFKSLMKVIGSDIKIVFKEELDMGPELILEVSVQEYSEMSMRYGKFVILHDITREKKVQSLKSEFVSIAAHQLRTPLSAIKWTLTSLLDGDFGALSDDQRKYLGKTNLSNERMINLVDDLLNLSRIEEGRYIYKTSVASIYDLLNTVLKAVELKANEKKIKLSTSIDKHLPDLTIDEEKIKLVMQNLVENAINYSRRESSVKIEVTDDINKNEVIFSIKDSGIGIPEDQRERIFTKFFRAENAVRAETVGSGLGLFIDKNIIEAHKGRIWFESELDKGSTFYFTIPYAKKDEQFFGKF; encoded by the coding sequence ATGCCCGAAAAGTATCTGCAAAAAAAACAATCGGATGAGAAGAATTATGAAAACCTGCTTATTGAAATGGATAAGACGGCTAAGCTTTTGGTCAGGCGCGATCTTGAATTGAACAGGGTCAATGCAGAGCTTGATGAAACGATCTATCAGCTCAAAGAAGATGAGAAAAAATTGAAAGAAATGAATGAGGTCTTGGAGATCAGGCTTAATGCAAGAACGAAGGAGCTGAGGGAAAACATCCTGTCTCTCGACGGCCAGGTAAAAGAAAGGACGAGGAAGCTTGAAAACTCGAAGATCGCGCTTATGAACATACTTGAAGATTTCAGGAGGCAAAAAATATTGACGGAAGACGAGCAGAAGAAGAATCTCGCGATCATCAACAATTTCCCGGATGGGCTGCTGATATTCGATAATCACAACAAGCTGTCGATCATAAACAAAAAAGCGAAGGAATATCTTGGAATTTCCCAGCTCGATTATATCTATCATGAATCATGGGACGTTGAAAATGTGCTTGAATTCAAGAGCCTTATGAAAGTGATCGGCAGCGACATAAAGATCGTTTTTAAGGAAGAACTTGATATGGGCCCTGAGCTTATTCTCGAGGTTTCGGTTCAGGAATATTCGGAGATGAGCATGAGGTATGGAAAATTCGTCATTCTTCACGACATCACAAGGGAAAAAAAGGTCCAGTCGCTGAAAAGCGAATTTGTTTCAATAGCTGCGCATCAGCTGAGGACCCCGCTTTCCGCCATAAAGTGGACGCTGACCTCGCTTCTGGATGGAGATTTCGGAGCTCTCAGCGATGATCAGAGAAAATATCTCGGAAAAACCAATTTATCCAACGAAAGGATGATAAATCTGGTTGACGACCTATTGAATCTTTCGAGGATCGAAGAGGGCAGATATATATACAAAACGTCCGTTGCTTCCATATATGACCTGCTAAATACGGTCCTGAAAGCGGTTGAACTTAAAGCGAACGAAAAAAAGATCAAATTAAGCACCAGTATCGACAAACATCTTCCTGATCTGACGATCGATGAGGAAAAGATAAAACTGGTGATGCAGAATCTGGTCGAAAATGCGATAAACTACAGCCGCCGGGAAAGTTCCGTAAAGATTGAGGTTACTGATGATATAAATAAGAACGAAGTGATATTTTCCATAAAAGACAGCGGCATAGGGATACCGGAAGACCAAAGAGAAAGGATCTTTACGAAATTCTTCAGAGCGGAAAATGCGGTAAGGGCGGAAACCGTAGGGTCGGGACTGGGGCTTTTTATTGATAAAAATATCATTGAAGCCCATAAAGGGCGAATATGGTTTGAATCGGAATTGGATAAGGGTTCGACGTTCTATTTCACCATACCTTATGCCAAAAAGGATGAGCAGTTTTTCGGTAAATTCTAG
- a CDS encoding response regulator, with protein sequence MAKKIMLIEDEEILSGLLRRKLEENGYEVIVAFDGEEGIEIMKKQRPDLVLLDIVMPKMGGFEVMEEMNKIPELNLKDLPVIIVSNSGQPVEIGKAQELGIRDYLIKTQFDPQEVVDKVKKYCLNE encoded by the coding sequence ATGGCAAAGAAAATAATGCTTATAGAAGATGAAGAAATATTGTCGGGTCTTCTCAGGCGAAAACTTGAAGAAAATGGATATGAGGTTATAGTCGCATTTGACGGGGAGGAAGGCATCGAGATAATGAAAAAACAGAGGCCGGACCTGGTATTATTGGATATAGTTATGCCGAAAATGGGAGGATTTGAGGTGATGGAAGAAATGAACAAGATACCCGAGTTGAACCTAAAAGATCTCCCTGTCATAATCGTTTCGAATTCAGGCCAGCCCGTGGAGATCGGAAAGGCGCAAGAATTGGGAATAAGGGACTATCTGATAAAGACGCAATTCGATCCGCAGGAGGTTGTTGACAAGGTTAAAAAATATTGCCTGAACGAGTAA